A section of the Microbulbifer pacificus genome encodes:
- a CDS encoding acyl-CoA dehydrogenase family protein — MDFSFSEEQQLLRDSVTRFIRQDYDFDTRRKTVTSSDPFNRQYWQTFAELGWLLVPFCEEDGGLGGSAVDLMVVMEEFGKGMVVEPLLASAILAGGLIAETGSAPQKSDWLLPLMEGNLQLAFAFSEAQGRYDLGNLATAAEDHGDSFILRGHKTVVLNGGAAELLAVSVRTTGGVSLLMVDASTPGITRNSYKTVDGHNAAEIYFDSVQVPRANLLGGEGEALPAIEKIVDRATFAICAEAVGAMESALHKTVEYTKTRKQFGVPISSFQALQHRMADMFIECQQARSILMMAAMQLDAGNGVAPKAVSAAKSRIGKAARKVGQEAVQIHGGIGVTDELDVAHLFKRLTSIQYLFGSTDYHTQRFMRA; from the coding sequence ATGGACTTTTCCTTCAGCGAGGAACAACAACTGCTGCGCGACAGCGTGACCCGGTTTATCCGACAGGACTACGACTTCGACACACGCCGGAAAACCGTCACCAGCAGCGACCCCTTCAATCGCCAGTACTGGCAGACATTTGCCGAACTTGGCTGGCTGCTGGTGCCATTTTGCGAGGAGGACGGCGGCCTCGGCGGCTCGGCGGTCGACCTCATGGTGGTGATGGAGGAATTCGGAAAGGGCATGGTGGTAGAGCCGCTGCTGGCGAGCGCCATTCTCGCCGGCGGACTGATCGCCGAAACCGGCAGTGCCCCGCAGAAAAGCGACTGGCTGCTTCCGCTGATGGAAGGAAATTTGCAGCTGGCCTTTGCATTTTCCGAAGCTCAGGGTCGCTATGATCTGGGCAATCTGGCCACAGCGGCTGAAGACCACGGAGACAGCTTCATCCTGCGCGGCCACAAGACCGTGGTGCTCAACGGCGGCGCCGCCGAGTTACTGGCAGTTTCCGTGCGGACGACCGGAGGGGTGAGCCTGCTGATGGTGGACGCCAGCACACCCGGAATCACCCGCAACAGCTACAAAACCGTAGATGGCCATAACGCGGCAGAAATTTATTTCGACAGCGTACAGGTGCCCCGCGCCAACCTGCTGGGCGGCGAAGGTGAAGCCCTGCCGGCGATCGAAAAAATCGTCGACCGCGCAACCTTCGCCATCTGCGCCGAAGCGGTGGGCGCAATGGAAAGCGCGCTGCATAAGACGGTGGAGTACACCAAGACCCGCAAGCAGTTCGGAGTTCCCATCTCCAGCTTTCAGGCGCTACAGCACCGCATGGCGGATATGTTTATCGAGTGCCAGCAGGCGCGCTCGATTTTAATGATGGCGGCGATGCAGCTGGATGCGGGCAACGGTGTTGCCCCGAAAGCGGTTTCTGCGGCCAAAAGCCGCATCGGCAAGGCCGCCCGCAAGGTGGGACAGGAAGCGGTGCAGATTCACGGTGGCATCGGTGTCACCGACGAACTGGATGTGGCGCACCTGTTCAAACGTCTTACCAGTATCCAGTATCTGTTCGGCAGTACCGACTACCACACCCAGCGGTTTATGCGTGCCTGA
- the pdxH gene encoding pyridoxamine 5'-phosphate oxidase encodes MEIDQWRREYLQGGLQRSDLAADPIRQFHVWLEELVKADVSDPSAMCLSTADASGQPSQRIVLLKGFDERGFVFFTNLKSQKAWDITANPKVSLLFPWHFLERQVIVRGEAQQVEDAEADAYFSTRPRDSQIAAWASHQSDAITSRQVLEDSFEAFSKNFEGQDVPRPEFWGGYRVVPHAVEFWQGRASRLHDRFVYRDMGDGEWQIERLSP; translated from the coding sequence ATGGAAATTGACCAGTGGCGACGGGAGTATCTGCAGGGTGGCCTGCAGCGCAGTGACCTGGCGGCAGACCCTATCCGCCAGTTTCACGTTTGGCTGGAAGAGCTGGTGAAGGCGGATGTCTCCGATCCCAGTGCCATGTGCCTCAGCACCGCGGATGCGAGTGGCCAACCGTCACAGCGCATCGTGCTGTTGAAAGGATTCGATGAGCGCGGATTTGTTTTTTTCACCAATCTGAAAAGCCAGAAGGCGTGGGACATCACGGCCAATCCCAAGGTTTCCCTGCTGTTTCCCTGGCACTTTCTGGAGCGACAGGTAATTGTGCGCGGCGAGGCGCAGCAGGTGGAGGATGCGGAGGCGGATGCCTATTTCAGCACCCGTCCCCGGGATAGCCAGATCGCCGCCTGGGCCTCGCACCAGAGCGACGCCATCACCTCCCGCCAGGTGCTGGAAGACAGTTTCGAGGCGTTTAGTAAAAATTTTGAAGGCCAGGATGTACCGCGGCCGGAATTCTGGGGCGGCTACCGGGTTGTTCCTCACGCGGTAGAGTTCTGGCAGGGCAGGGCCTCACGGCTGCACGACCGCTTCGTCTACCGCGACATGGGCGATGGCGAATGGCAAATCGAGCGGCTTAGTCCTTAA
- a CDS encoding 5-guanidino-2-oxopentanoate decarboxylase, with amino-acid sequence MQISITLKGFAAMQVTQPQHPNPSCAQVLMHLLRQYQVDTVFGIPGVHTIELYRGLPGSGLIHITPRHEQGAAFMADGYARASGKPGVCFLITGPGVTNAATAMAQAFSDSIPMLVISAVNRREDLGTGRGRLHELPHQQDVTRGFCVWQHSLTCAEQLPEVLARAFQVMHAPRPGPVHIEIPIDLFPAPMQKPLADYRAVKPATLPAAPADTIATAARWLAEAKSPVILLGGGAQAAGKEVTALAEQLAAPVFLSLAAKGIVDERHPLCGGANLSFTNVRERVEIADVVLAVATELAETDRNLVRENYHFNGKLIRVDLDPAQLVCNANPDLAICADAKATLGQLVDALPAANSERQRHTAAEVEDLLRGCRSEWWPGSEGRFPWVRALREALPENGILVSDSTQLAYNTNHALGLYQPRSHITCTTGYGTLGFALPAAIGAALASKRPVVGLIGDGGIMFTLGELAAAVEQRLPLPILVWNNSGYGEIRDFMDQAAVAREGVNLRAPDFVALARAFGADGCRIDKPEQLGPAVAEAFARQGPTLIEITAPA; translated from the coding sequence GTGCAAATTTCAATAACGCTCAAAGGTTTTGCCGCCATGCAAGTTACGCAACCGCAACACCCGAACCCAAGCTGCGCGCAGGTACTGATGCACCTGTTGCGCCAGTATCAAGTCGACACGGTATTCGGCATTCCCGGCGTACACACCATCGAACTCTACCGCGGTCTGCCGGGCAGCGGCCTGATCCATATCACGCCGCGCCACGAACAGGGCGCCGCATTTATGGCGGATGGCTACGCCCGCGCCAGTGGCAAACCGGGCGTTTGCTTCCTGATCACCGGGCCTGGTGTCACCAACGCCGCTACCGCCATGGCGCAGGCATTTTCCGATTCGATCCCCATGCTGGTGATCAGTGCGGTAAACCGCCGCGAGGATCTCGGCACCGGCCGTGGTCGCCTGCACGAACTGCCACACCAGCAGGATGTGACACGCGGCTTCTGTGTGTGGCAGCACTCACTGACCTGCGCCGAACAACTGCCGGAAGTACTGGCGCGCGCATTTCAGGTGATGCACGCACCGCGTCCGGGGCCGGTGCATATCGAAATCCCCATCGACCTGTTCCCCGCCCCCATGCAGAAACCACTTGCGGACTACCGCGCGGTCAAGCCCGCCACCCTGCCTGCCGCCCCGGCTGACACCATTGCCACCGCAGCCAGGTGGCTGGCGGAAGCGAAGTCCCCGGTGATCCTGCTGGGTGGCGGCGCCCAGGCCGCGGGTAAAGAGGTGACGGCACTGGCGGAACAACTGGCGGCGCCGGTATTCCTGTCCCTCGCCGCCAAGGGCATCGTCGACGAGCGCCACCCTCTGTGCGGCGGTGCCAACCTCAGCTTTACCAATGTGCGCGAGCGCGTTGAAATCGCAGACGTGGTACTGGCCGTCGCCACGGAACTGGCGGAAACCGATCGCAACCTGGTGCGCGAGAACTACCATTTCAACGGCAAACTGATCCGCGTGGATCTGGACCCGGCGCAACTGGTGTGCAATGCGAATCCCGACCTCGCGATCTGTGCCGACGCAAAAGCCACCCTCGGGCAGCTCGTGGATGCGCTGCCGGCAGCAAATAGTGAGCGCCAGCGGCACACCGCCGCGGAAGTAGAAGACCTGTTGCGCGGCTGCCGCAGTGAGTGGTGGCCCGGCTCCGAAGGCCGCTTCCCCTGGGTGCGGGCACTGCGCGAGGCATTGCCGGAAAACGGGATTCTCGTCAGTGACTCCACCCAGCTCGCATACAACACCAACCATGCCCTGGGGCTGTACCAGCCGCGCAGCCATATCACCTGCACCACCGGTTACGGCACCCTGGGCTTCGCCCTGCCCGCCGCCATTGGTGCCGCACTGGCGAGCAAGCGCCCGGTAGTCGGCCTGATTGGCGATGGCGGCATCATGTTCACCCTCGGTGAACTGGCGGCGGCGGTGGAGCAGCGACTGCCGCTGCCGATTCTGGTGTGGAACAACAGCGGCTACGGTGAGATCCGGGATTTCATGGATCAGGCCGCCGTGGCGCGGGAAGGCGTCAATCTGCGCGCGCCAGACTTCGTCGCCCTCGCCCGCGCCTTCGGCGCCGACGGCTGCCGCATCGACAAGCCGGAGCAACTGGGACCGGCAGTGGCCGAGGCGTTCGCGCGCCAGGGACCGACCCTGATCGAAATTACCGCACCGGCATAA